Proteins from a genomic interval of Trichoderma breve strain T069 chromosome 2, whole genome shotgun sequence:
- a CDS encoding RNA pseudouridylate synthase domain-containing protein, with the protein MTTSSALATSAAAPATGSTALLDDSIDAALPGPEAAAEVTTATQRSRNGDAEGGKGSPHVNANGDKGRPPKQKKPKKPSPRDRSVIPDENAVLITPAGDIWPRPYVFEDDLRRVQPYHFTYNTYCKERWRGRALIDIFESEFRDRPLEYYRSSMVRGDIYVNGRVVGPDYIVRNGDMISHTLHRHEPPVTAEPIGIIHEDDDIIVINKPSGVPVHPAGRYNFNSVIEIMIADRGRDFLPHPCNRLDRLTSGIMFIAKSVKSAEAMAIKIRGRTVRKEYLARVVGHFPDGEVVCDQPILQISPKLGLNRVRANGKEARTVFKRLAYYPPLEGDADEPVMLAEDGRPHTPANGDEHVEDATRKPWLKKKGYSIVRCLPVTGRTHQLRVHLQYLGHPIQNDPIYANQRVWGLNLGQADADGSQNTDEDIISRLNRMGKEEVAEAVVYYDEMVDRYEKQRAEKMTGELCDVCQTPLYSDPGSHELSLWLHSLRYEDADGSWAYTSPLPKWALPPKGMSGPTTVGGMEELVEAVKDENPEISSEVQAKVRAEAEAKADAEAIADATEPENQDGQLPNGT; encoded by the coding sequence ATGACGACCTCGTCCGCCCTCGCCACCAGCGCCGCAGCACCCGCGACTGGCTCGACGGCTTTGCTCGATGATTCGATAGACGCAGCACTGCCCGGgcctgaagctgcagccgAAGTGACCACGGCGACCCAGAGGAGTAggaatggagatgcagaggggggaaagggaagcCCCCATGTGAATGCGAATGGAGACAAGGGCAGGCCAcccaagcagaagaagccaaagaagccaagccCCAGGGACCGCTCCGTGATCCCCGACGAAAACGCCGTCCTCATCACTCCCGCAGGTGACATCTGGCCGCGGCCATACGTCTTCGAGGACGACCTGCGCCGCGTGCAACCATACCACTTCACGTACAACACGTACTGCAAGGAGAGATGGCGCGGCCGGGCCCTCATCGACATCTTCGAGTCCGAGTTTCGAGACCGGCCGCTCGAGTATTACCGAAGCTCCATGGTGCGAGGTGACATCTACGTCAACGGCAGAGTGGTTGGTCCAGACTACATCGTCCGCAATGGAGACATGATTTCGCACACGTTGCATCGACACGAGCCACCAGTTACGGCCGAGCCTATCGGCATCATTCACGAGGATGACGATATCATTGTCATCAACAAGCCCTCGGGTGTGCCTGTGCATCCTGCAGGCCGCTACAACTTCAACTCGGTTATCGAGATCATGATTGCGGATAGGGGCAGAGACTTTTTGCCACACCCATGCAATCGGTTGGACCGCCTGACCAGCGGCATCATGTTCATTGCCAAGAGTGTAAAGTCAGCTgaggccatggccatcaagATCAGGGGCCGCACTGTGAGAAAGGAATATCTGGCGCGCGTGGTTGGCCACTTTCCCGACGGAGAGGTTGTCTGCGACCAGCCGATACTGCAGATATCGCCGAAGCTCGGTCTTAATCGCGTGCGtgccaatggcaaagaagCCAGAACCGTCTTTAAGCGGCTGGCATACTATCCGCCACTGGaaggagatgcagatgagcCGGTTATGCTGGCGGAGGATGGGCGACCACACACGCCTGCGAATGGGGACGAGCACGTCGAAGATGCGACGCGTAAGCcttggctgaagaagaagggctaCTCCATCGTGAGATGCTTGCCGGTGACTGGACGGACGCATCAGCTGCGAGTACACTTGCAGTATCTGGGCCATCCAATCCAAAACGACCCCATCTATGCCAATCAGCGTGTCTGGGGACTCAACCTCGGACAAGCTGACGCCGATGGCTCACAAAACACCGACGAGGACATCATCAGCCGTCTAAATCGCATGGGAAAGGAAGAAGTAGCCGAGGCCGTGGTGTACTACGACGAAATGGTGGACAGATACGAAAAGCAGCGGGCAGAGAAGATGACGGGCGAGCTGTGCGATGTATGCCAGACGCCTCTCTACTCTGACCCCGGCAGTCACGAGTTGTCTCTCTGGCTGCACAGTCTCCGATACGAGGACGCAGATGGGAGCTGGGCTTATACCAGCCCGCTACCTAAATGGGCGCTTCCGCCAAAGGGCATGAGTGGCCCGACTACCGTGGGCGGAATGGAGGAGCTTGTGGAAGCCGTCAAGGACGAAAATCCTGAGATTTCATCCGAGGTGCAGGCCAAGGTCAGGGCAGAAGCCGAAGCAAAAGCCGATGCAGAAGCAATAGCCGACGCGACAGAGCCTGAGAACCAAGATGGTCAACTTCCCAATGGGACGTAA
- a CDS encoding thioesterase superfamily domain-containing protein — protein MSLAALKTRRREDYPYLLEYRTRWNDNDMYDHMNNSVYNFLFDSAVNSYLVERCGIHPPSSPQYGLAVHSHTDFLASIAYPAVAEVGVRVTKLGKSSVTYEVALFERGSDEVKAVGGFVHVFVERSTGRPPKDGMEPRLKEALAKIHLGPVTPPKEASKL, from the exons ATGAGCCTCGCTGCACTCAAGACACGCCGACGCGAGGACTATCCGTACCTCCTGGAGTACAGGACAAGATG GAACGACAATGATATGTATGATCATATGAACAACTCGGTGTACAACTTCCT ATTCGACTCCGCTGTCAACAGTTATCTTGTCGAAAGATGTGGCATTCACCCCCCTTCATCGCCTCAGTATGGCTTAGCAGTGCATTCCCACACAGACTTTCTGGCCTCCATCGCCTATCCTGCCGTGGCGGAGGTGGGCGTGCGTGTCACCAAGTTGGGCAAGTCGAGCGTCACCTACGAGGTAGCCCTGTTTGAAAGGGGCAGTGATGAAGTCAAGGCTGTGGGAGGCTTCGTACATGTCTTTGTGGAGAGGTCCACAGGAAGACCCCCGAAAGATGGAATGGAACCCCGGCTGAAGGAGGCATTGGCTAAGATTCATCTGGGGCCTGTCACTCCTCCCAAGGAGGCGAGCAAGCTCTAA
- a CDS encoding oxidoreductase family, NAD-binding rossmann fold domain-containing protein, with the protein MTPTMGVAIIGGGLFVKGSHLPAVLKCELFSLKAIYSRSLKSAQETASLIPDSVPKPDLYSEDSGAGKSYQDILERDDISAVIIALPILSQPSFIEAALSAGKHVLAEKPIAKDVPAARALIANAQRICLSTKATLSIAENIRFYPSFAYAASEAAKLGKVHNFSVRVLWRIEADNKWYNTSWRQKPDYQGGFLLDAGVHWAAATRLLLTGDENKPETVQAFTAQMCEHLPPIDTVNAIIKTQSGATGVFQNSAGSHLQAFEWSFSYEKGAVKIAGETVTVEPANGEAYVKEFTRTNGVTEEVAAWAQSILDGKINPLQTPEQALADLEFVEKMFTSGDENGSTQKYELL; encoded by the exons ATGACGCCAACCATGGGAGTTGCCATTATTGGAGGAGGTTTGTTCGTCAAGGGGTCACATCTG CCTGCTGTTCTCAAGTGcgagctcttcagcctcaaagCCATCTACTCAAGATCTCTCAAATCAGCTCAAGAAACGGCCAGCCTCATCCCCGACTCAGTCCCCAAGCCGGATCTTTACTCTGAGGATTCTGGTGCTGGCAAGTCGTATCAAGATATCCTTGAACGAGATGACATTTCCGCCGTCATCATTGCTCTCCCTATCCTCAGCCAGCCCTCCTTCATTGAGGCGGCTCTCTCTGCTGGCAAACACGTCCTTGCGGAGAAGCCCATTGCCAAAGACGTCCCTGCTGCACGCGCCCTGATTGCCAACGCTCAACGTATTTGCTTGTCAACGAAAGCCACCTTGTCCATTGCTGAGAACATTCGTTTCTACCCCAGCTTTGCCTATGCCGCCAGCGAGGCTGCAAAGCTCGGCAAGGTTCACAACTTTAGCGTCCGCGTCCTGTGGCGCATCGAGGCAGACAACAAGTGGTACAACACCTCGTGGCGTCAAAAGCCCGACTATCAGGGAGGTTTCCTGCTTGATGCCGGCGTGCACTGGGCCGCTGCcacgaggctgctgctgacagGCGACGAGAACAAGCCGGAGACGGTGCAGGCATTCACCGCACAGATGTGTGAGCACCTGCCGCCCATCGACAccgtcaacgccatcatcaagacACAGTCTGGAGCAACGGGCGTGTTTCAAAACTCGGCTGGATCCCACCTCCAGGCTTTCGAGTGGAGCTTCTCGTATGAAAAGGGTGCTGTGAAGATCGCCGGCGAGACAGTCACAGTAGAGCCCGCCAATGGAGAGGCGTATGTCAAGGAGTTCACCAGGACGAATGGCGTGACCGAAGAGGTGGCTGCCTGGGCCCAGAGCATTCTCGACGGCAAGATTAACCCCTTGCAGACGCCTGAGCAGGCTCTCGCCGACTTGGAGTTTGTGGAGAAGATGTTTACCAGTGGAGATGAGAACGGGTCGACGCAAAAGTATGAGCTTCTATAG
- a CDS encoding kinetochore complex fta4 of sim4 subunit, or CENP-50 domain-containing protein, producing the protein MPPAPTITSVKQTFVAAQTNVLSQPIAPSRAWRASNDASEHAIPNRLVEDAVASVNRTILQHSRRVYAPQANRNVAEQISTVYSRDAERRMENPDDAEGGIGRELDLVDEKAIETLPATWPSAKDVEAYPMEANRYAETVRQLTDLSQQRKDLRQRVERLRSLQKTVESFRTTDGVGIQENLVTRDGPVEKELEKMRFLLARVAGRVSNLSDSDTTQDSGQVELKALTEARKRHIEEFLADGRVFPS; encoded by the exons ATGCCTCCTGCTCCTACTATCACCTCCGTCAAGCAGACGTTTGTCGCTGCGCAGACCAACGTCTTGTCCCAACCGATTGCGCCGTCTCGAGCCTGGCGCGCCTCCAACGACGCGTCCGAACATGCGATCCCGAACCGCCTCGTCGAAGATGCCGTCGCAAGCGTAAATCGCACGATCCTGCAGCACAGTCGCCGTGTCTATGCGCCTCAGGCAAACCGAAACGTGGCTGAGCAGATCAGCACCGTGTACTCGAGAGATGCTGAGCGCAGGATGGAGAATCCGGACGATGCTGAGGGCGGGATTGGAAGAGAGCTTGATCTGG TTGACGAGAAAGCCATTGAAACGCTGCCTGCGACTTGGCCCTCAGCCAAAGACGTCGAAGCCTATCCAATGGAGGCTAATCGCTACGCCGAGACAGTTCGTCAGCTCACTGACCTCAGCCAGCAGCGCAAAGATTTACGGCAGCGGGTTGAGCGTCTTCGCAGCCTACAAAAGACGGTCGAATCGTTTCGGACCACGGATGGCGTCGGCATCCAGGAGAATCTGGTGACTCGCGATGGCCCGGTAGAAAAGGAGCTCGAGAAGATGCGCTTTCTCCTTGCGCGTGTTGCTGGCCGTGTGAGCAACTTGTCTGATAGCGATACGACTCAGGATTCGGGCCAAGTAGAGCTCAAAGCCTTGACTgaggcaagaaaaaggcaTATTGAAGAGTTTCTAGCAGATGGTCGTGTTTTCCCATCTTGA
- a CDS encoding retinal pigment epithelial membrane protein domain-containing protein — protein sequence MALNGEGIISRTAQDAGEDEQLRLSNWENESWKEWPSKAQFEGLEEHRGPVQLKVKGTIPSWAAGSLFRTGPGLDRVEGTSRGTHFIHHWFDGIAHSHRFDIAPSESAEGSSTVTYSSRRHADAVVAEIKEKGWQTSLSFAQRADPCIGLFAKVMTIFLPSKANINVTVVPDMPGGDDVKEGDASKGKALYVLTDSATVSKLDPRTLEPIGNARQKSLHPDLKGPISCAHTQRDPETGDLFNFNLELSSHPTYRIFRVNAKDGSVDILATFSDKKYPAAYMHSFFMTENYIVFCVQSTQYAWSGLKIPWQRNILDAIKPFDPSIPCTWAVVDRRHGKGVVAEFSTPAGFFFHSANAFEEVVTDESGNKHTEINMDAISYTNTDILHMFYYDILLDRDGATKKTMLDKKFYKTTANRLSRYRFRIPSEPQSAKEKASAVAEEVLSIPSPHVGELPTIHPKRAGKPYRYVYTVTNRGLYLFADSIAKTDTHTQGALIWSGPKGHSPGEAIFVPRPGGTEEDDGVLLSVVLDGTLEKSYLLCLDARTMEEVGRAEADFAIPLSLHGAHQAKGHL from the exons ATGGCACTCAACGGTGAGGGAATCATTTCTCGCACGGCACAAGACGCAGGCGAGGATGAGCAGTTGAGACTAAGCAATTGGGAAAACGAATCGTGGAAGGAATGGCCATCAAAGGCTCAG TTTGAAGGGCTAGAGGAGCATCGTGGACCAGTCCAGCTAAAAGTCAAGGGCACCATTCCATCTTGGGCTGCTGGTTCCTTATTCCGAACAGGACCGGGCCTGGACAGAGTGGAGGGCACATCTAGGGGCACTCATTTTATTCACCATTGGTTTGATGGTATTGCCCACAGCCATCGATTCGACATCGCCCCCTCTGAATCGGCCGAGGGCAGCTCAACCGTCACGTATTCCTCTCGTCGACATGCCGATGCTGTCGTTGCCGAAATTAAAGAAAAGGGCTGGCAAACGAGCCTGTCATTTGCTCAACGCGCCGACCCATGTATTGGCCTATTCGCAAAAGTCATGACCATCTTTCTCCCCAGCAAAGCCAACATCAACGTCACCGTCGTACCAGACATGCctggtggcgatgatgtgAAGGAAGGAGATGCGTCCAAAGGCAAGGCCCTTTATGTCCTCACTGATAGCGCTACTGTCAGCAAGCTTGACCCTAGGACTCTAGAGCCTATTGGGAATGCCAGGCAGAAGTCGCTTCACCCAGACCTAAAGGGTCCAATCTCTTGCGCTCATACACAGCGTGATCCTGAAACTGGAGACTTGTTCAACTTTAACCTGGAgctttcttctcatccaaccTATCGCATCTTTCGCGTTAATGCCAAGGATGGGAGTGTCGACATTCTGGCGACCTTTTCAGATAAAAAGTATCCAGCGGCATACATGCACAGTTTCTTCATGACGGAAAACTACATTGTGTTTTGTGTCCAATCGACGCAATACGCGTGGTCTGGTTTGAAGATTCCCTGGCAGAGGAATATTCTCGACGCCATCAAGCCATTTGATCCCTCTATTCCGTGCACGTGGGCGGTTGTGGACAGAAGACATGGAAAGGGCGTTGTCGCAGAATTTTCTACTCCAGctggtttcttctttcactCGGCCAATGCCTTTGAAGAGGTGGTGACGGATGAAAGCGGGAATAAGCATACAGAGATTAACATGGATGCCATCTCTTACACCAACACTGACATCCTGCACATGTTTTACTACGACATCCTTCTCGACCGAGACGGTGCCACGAAGAAGACTATGCTTGACAAGAAGTTTTACAAAACCACTGCAAACCGCCTATCGCGATATCGCTTTAGGATCCCGTCGGAGCCACAGTCGGCCAAGGAAAAGGCATCTGCTGTGGCGGAAGAGGTACTCTCCATTCCCTCACCTCACGTCGGCGAGCTTCCCACTATCCACCCTAAGCGCGCCGGAAAGCCATACCGATATGTCTACACTGTAACCAACAGGGGTCTCTACCTCTTTGCAGACTCTATCGCCAAGACGGACACGCACACCCAGGGGGCTCTGATCTGGAGCGGGCCCAAGGGACATTCACCCGGAGAGGCGATTTTCGTTCCTCGGCCGGGAGGCacggaggaggatgatggagtGCTGCTGTCGGTGGTGTTGGATGGGACTCTGGAGAAGTCGTATTTGCTGTGTTTGGATGCGAGGACGATGGAGGAGGTGGGTAGGGCGGAGGCGGATTTTGCGATTCCGCTTAGTTTGCATGGAGCGCACCAAGCTAAGGGACATCTTTGA